One window from the genome of Syntrophus gentianae encodes:
- the nifJ gene encoding pyruvate:ferredoxin (flavodoxin) oxidoreductase has protein sequence MAGYNKTLEGNEIAAHVAYAMSEVAAIYPITPSSTIGEYCSEWAARGKKNIFGQVLDIMEMQSEAGAAATVHGALAAGALSTTFTASQGLLLMIPDMYKIAGELMPAVFHVAARSVANHALCIFGDHSDINAVRQTGFSLLASASPQEVMDIGLVAHLASIKASLPFVHCFDGFRTSMVIQKVELISYTDMAKLVDWYAIDHFRARAMNPEHPQMRGTSQISDIFFQNREACSPYFARLPEIVEGEMKKVSELTGRTYHLFDYVGHPEADRIIVSMGSSCDVIEGTINYLNAQGAKLGLIKVRLYLPFSRKHFFKVLPQSVKKIAVLDRVKTPLTIGEPLYQDVSTAINEGGFGQLVVGGRYGLGSKDFTPAMVKAVFDNLEQWEPKRSFTVGINDDVSNSSLEIGEEFSASPGGTTACKFWGIGADGTVGANKEAIKIIGENTDLFTQAYFAYDAKKSGGVTVSHVRFSPNKILSHYLIKHADFIACHVPAYVKEFDLLDGIMDGGSFLLNSPWTVEEMETELPSNLRRIIAEKHLKFYNIDAVSIAEKVGLGGRINMIMQAAFFKIANVLPPDQAMNLLKDAIRKAYCKKGDKIVEMNISAVDQALDAIKVIDVPASWAKVGRGAYEYETVSEFVTKVMTPMILQNGDKVPVSALPPDGIFPTATAQYEKRGVAINVPEWIPENCIQCNQCSFVCPHASIRPVLTMDAELKRAPKDFITLDAQGKELQGLKYRIQVSPLDCVGCGNCADICPAKEKALVMKHLSSQDEVQIPNHKFSLTVPIRDNLMPKTTVKGSQFSQPLFEFSGACPGCGETPYIKVITQLFGDRMIIGNATGCSSIYGGSAPVCPYTVNEKGHGPTWANSLFEDNAEFTLGMEMAITQRRERLARHMQTALQLDISEELKSLFSSWMEGISDPDRTKELRYKIEEAVSRELSTSVGYQKEILTRILRVKDLLVKKSIWAIGGDGWAYDIGFGGLDHVIAQNRDLNILVLDTEVYSNTGGQASKSTPTGAVAKYAAKGKPVRKKDLGRMAMIYGYVYVASVAMGANKNQFLKAITEAESYPGPSLIIAYAPCINHGIDMGKSQAEEKKAVEAGYWPLYRYNPLLAAEGKNPFQLDSPEIIGDFQEFLKGEVRYSSLKRMFPDEAEKLYKLAEEQAKERFEKFKELANM, from the coding sequence ATGGCCGGATATAATAAAACCCTGGAAGGAAATGAAATAGCGGCGCACGTTGCTTATGCGATGAGTGAGGTTGCGGCGATATACCCGATTACACCGTCGAGTACCATCGGGGAATACTGCAGTGAGTGGGCTGCGCGCGGGAAAAAGAATATCTTCGGCCAGGTGCTGGATATCATGGAAATGCAGTCAGAAGCTGGAGCCGCGGCCACGGTTCACGGGGCGCTGGCGGCGGGAGCCCTTTCCACGACCTTTACAGCATCCCAGGGGCTTCTGCTTATGATTCCGGACATGTACAAGATAGCGGGTGAGTTGATGCCGGCGGTCTTTCATGTCGCGGCGAGATCCGTCGCGAACCATGCCCTCTGCATTTTCGGGGATCATTCGGATATCAACGCGGTCCGGCAGACCGGATTTTCCCTGCTCGCATCGGCTTCCCCTCAGGAGGTCATGGACATCGGATTGGTCGCTCATCTGGCGAGCATCAAGGCCAGCCTTCCTTTTGTGCATTGCTTTGACGGCTTCCGGACCTCCATGGTCATTCAAAAGGTGGAGTTGATCTCTTACACCGATATGGCAAAGCTCGTAGACTGGTACGCCATCGACCACTTCCGGGCGAGAGCCATGAATCCGGAGCATCCGCAGATGCGCGGCACATCGCAGATTTCCGATATTTTCTTCCAGAACCGCGAAGCCTGCTCCCCCTATTTCGCAAGACTGCCGGAAATCGTGGAAGGTGAAATGAAAAAGGTCAGCGAGTTGACCGGCAGAACCTATCATCTCTTTGATTACGTGGGACATCCCGAAGCCGATAGAATTATCGTGTCCATGGGATCCAGTTGTGATGTCATCGAAGGAACCATCAATTATCTGAACGCACAAGGAGCCAAACTCGGTCTGATCAAAGTCCGGCTTTATCTTCCCTTTTCGAGGAAACACTTTTTCAAAGTTCTGCCGCAATCCGTTAAAAAAATTGCGGTACTGGACCGGGTAAAGACCCCGCTGACCATCGGAGAGCCACTGTATCAGGATGTCAGTACGGCCATTAATGAAGGAGGTTTCGGACAACTGGTCGTCGGCGGAAGATACGGACTCGGTAGTAAGGATTTCACCCCGGCGATGGTGAAGGCCGTTTTCGACAATCTCGAACAGTGGGAGCCCAAGAGATCCTTCACGGTCGGCATCAATGACGATGTCAGCAATTCCTCCCTTGAGATTGGCGAAGAATTTTCCGCCTCTCCCGGGGGGACGACAGCGTGCAAATTCTGGGGTATCGGGGCTGACGGAACCGTAGGCGCAAACAAGGAAGCGATCAAAATCATCGGCGAAAATACGGATCTGTTCACGCAGGCGTATTTTGCCTACGACGCGAAAAAATCAGGCGGGGTGACTGTTTCCCATGTCCGCTTCTCACCGAATAAAATTCTGTCTCATTATCTGATCAAGCACGCAGATTTTATCGCCTGCCATGTCCCGGCTTATGTCAAAGAGTTTGACCTGCTGGACGGCATCATGGATGGCGGCAGTTTCCTGCTGAACTCCCCGTGGACCGTCGAGGAAATGGAAACGGAGCTTCCCAGCAACCTGAGAAGGATCATCGCGGAAAAACATCTGAAATTCTATAATATTGACGCGGTCAGCATTGCGGAAAAAGTCGGCCTTGGTGGAAGAATCAACATGATCATGCAGGCCGCATTCTTCAAGATCGCGAATGTATTGCCACCAGATCAGGCGATGAACTTACTTAAGGATGCCATCAGAAAAGCTTACTGTAAAAAAGGGGACAAGATCGTCGAGATGAACATCAGTGCCGTGGACCAGGCATTGGATGCGATCAAGGTGATCGATGTGCCGGCATCATGGGCCAAGGTCGGCCGTGGTGCTTATGAGTATGAGACGGTCTCTGAATTTGTAACGAAGGTCATGACCCCGATGATCCTGCAGAATGGGGATAAAGTACCGGTCAGCGCCCTTCCTCCCGATGGTATTTTCCCGACGGCGACCGCCCAGTATGAAAAACGCGGGGTAGCCATCAATGTCCCTGAATGGATTCCGGAGAACTGCATTCAGTGCAATCAATGCTCCTTTGTGTGTCCACACGCATCCATTCGGCCGGTGCTCACGATGGATGCAGAGCTTAAGAGAGCCCCGAAGGATTTTATAACTCTGGATGCCCAGGGAAAAGAACTCCAGGGACTCAAATACAGGATCCAGGTCAGTCCGTTGGACTGCGTCGGCTGCGGAAACTGTGCGGATATCTGCCCGGCGAAGGAAAAGGCCCTGGTCATGAAGCACCTGAGCTCTCAAGACGAAGTGCAGATTCCCAATCATAAATTCTCCCTGACGGTTCCAATCCGCGATAATCTCATGCCAAAGACCACGGTGAAGGGCAGCCAGTTCTCCCAGCCTTTGTTTGAATTCTCGGGTGCCTGTCCGGGATGCGGCGAGACCCCATACATCAAGGTGATTACGCAGCTCTTCGGCGACCGGATGATCATCGGAAATGCCACGGGATGTTCTTCGATTTACGGAGGTTCAGCGCCGGTTTGCCCTTATACTGTCAACGAGAAGGGACATGGGCCGACATGGGCCAATTCCCTCTTCGAGGACAACGCGGAGTTTACTCTGGGGATGGAGATGGCGATTACCCAGAGACGTGAGAGACTTGCCCGCCATATGCAGACAGCGCTGCAATTGGATATTTCCGAGGAGCTGAAGAGTCTTTTTTCCTCCTGGATGGAAGGGATAAGCGATCCCGACCGGACCAAGGAGCTGAGATACAAAATCGAAGAAGCGGTTTCCAGGGAATTGTCGACGTCCGTTGGATACCAGAAGGAGATTCTGACCCGTATCCTCAGAGTAAAGGACCTGCTCGTCAAAAAATCGATCTGGGCTATCGGCGGAGACGGCTGGGCTTATGACATTGGATTCGGCGGACTGGATCACGTCATCGCGCAGAATCGTGATCTGAACATCCTGGTCCTCGATACAGAAGTCTATTCCAATACGGGCGGCCAGGCCTCCAAGTCCACACCCACCGGGGCGGTCGCGAAATATGCGGCAAAAGGCAAGCCTGTGCGCAAAAAAGATCTCGGCCGCATGGCCATGATATACGGCTATGTGTATGTCGCTTCCGTGGCCATGGGAGCCAATAAGAACCAGTTCCTCAAGGCCATTACTGAAGCGGAAAGCTATCCCGGACCTTCTTTGATCATTGCCTATGCGCCCTGTATCAACCATGGCATTGACATGGGAAAAAGCCAGGCGGAAGAGAAAAAAGCGGTTGAAGCCGGTTACTGGCCATTATACCGCTATAACCCGCTTCTTGCCGCCGAAGGTAAAAATCCTTTCCAACTGGATTCCCCCGAAATCATTGGTGATTTCCAGGAGTTTCTAAAAGGTGAAGTCCGTTATTCAAGCCTGAAGAGAATGTTTCCCGATGAAGCGGAGAAATTGTATAAACTGGCCGAAGAACAAGCGAAAGAAAGATTCGAGAAATTCAAAGAGCTTGCCAATATGTAG
- a CDS encoding calcium-binding protein, whose product MTNPVFSDIFDGNLNDNNTTVGTNLNDVILGDNGNDTLQGLVGNDLLFGYNGNDTLWGGAGNDEIQGGAGTDRVYESGNFDYVLSNTQLVGNGTDTLSGIELASLYGGAGNNSINATAFSGSTSLYGLAGNDTIQGGSSVDYIYGGDGSDSLYGNNSSDFLRGEDGNDFLRGGAGNDNLQGGAGIDRVFESGNFNYTLSNAQLVGNGTDTLNSIEAATLYGGAGNNSINATAFSGSAVLYGLDGNDTIQGGTGTDSVYGGDGSDSLYGNNGNDILRGDDDNDFLRGGAGNDNIQGGAGTDRVSESGNFNYTLTNVQLVGNGTDTLNSIEAATLYGGAGNNSINATAFSGSTVLYGLAGNDTIRGGAGVDYEYGGNGNDYLYGYNGNDILRGEDGNDLLWGGMTRDNMWGGAGADQFYYTACSQSQPGALRDIINDFTIGQDEINLSSIDASSSAAGNNAFVFLGISAFTNSADGQVRYYTSGSDIIVQADLGGDGNAVADLEIQLNGLAAIGAGDFTL is encoded by the coding sequence ATGACAAATCCAGTATTTAGTGACATTTTCGATGGCAATCTGAACGACAATAACACCACAGTTGGCACCAATTTGAATGACGTCATTCTTGGTGATAATGGGAATGATACTCTCCAGGGATTAGTGGGTAACGATCTGCTCTTCGGATATAACGGCAATGACACCCTCTGGGGAGGGGCAGGCAATGATGAAATCCAGGGAGGCGCCGGAACTGACCGGGTGTATGAGTCAGGAAATTTCGACTATGTGCTGAGCAATACTCAACTCGTGGGCAATGGGACCGATACCCTCAGCGGCATAGAGTTGGCTTCTCTCTATGGCGGTGCAGGCAACAATTCGATCAACGCCACGGCCTTTTCGGGTTCGACCAGTCTTTACGGTCTCGCTGGCAACGACACCATCCAGGGGGGCTCTAGTGTCGACTATATCTATGGCGGTGATGGCAGTGATTCCCTTTACGGAAACAACAGCAGCGACTTCCTGCGGGGCGAGGACGGAAATGACTTCCTGCGGGGTGGTGCAGGCAACGACAATCTCCAGGGAGGTGCCGGAATTGACCGGGTTTTTGAGTCGGGAAATTTCAACTACACATTGAGCAATGCCCAGCTCGTGGGCAATGGAACCGACACCCTCAACAGCATCGAGGCGGCTACTCTATATGGCGGTGCAGGCAACAACTCGATCAATGCCACGGCCTTTTCGGGTTCGGCCGTTCTTTACGGCCTCGACGGCAACGATACCATCCAGGGGGGCACCGGTACCGACAGCGTCTATGGCGGTGATGGCAGTGATTCCCTTTACGGAAATAACGGCAACGACATCCTGCGGGGCGACGATGATAATGACTTCCTGCGGGGAGGGGCGGGCAACGACAATATCCAGGGAGGTGCCGGGACTGACCGGGTGTCTGAGTCGGGAAATTTCAATTATACGCTGACGAACGTCCAACTCGTGGGCAATGGAACCGACACCCTCAACAGCATCGAGGCGGCTACTCTATATGGCGGTGCAGGCAACAACTCGATCAATGCCACGGCCTTTTCGGGTTCGACCGTTCTTTACGGCCTCGCTGGCAACGACACGATCCGGGGAGGGGCTGGTGTCGACTATGAATATGGCGGCAATGGCAATGATTATCTTTACGGCTATAACGGCAACGACATCTTGAGGGGCGAGGATGGTAATGACCTCCTCTGGGGAGGGATGACCCGGGACAATATGTGGGGAGGAGCCGGGGCGGACCAATTCTATTACACTGCATGTTCCCAAAGTCAGCCAGGTGCATTGCGGGACATCATTAACGACTTCACGATAGGGCAGGACGAAATCAACCTGTCATCGATAGACGCCAGCTCATCGGCCGCTGGAAACAACGCCTTCGTCTTCCTTGGGATCAGCGCTTTCACGAATTCTGCCGATGGTCAAGTGCGTTATTACACCAGCGGTTCAGACATAATCGTTCAGGCAGATCTGGGGGGCGACGGTAACGCAGTCGCAGACCTTGAAATCCAGTTGAACGGACTGGCTGCTATTGGAGCGGGTGACTTCACCCTCTGA
- a CDS encoding NADH-ubiquinone oxidoreductase-F iron-sulfur binding region domain-containing protein, translating into MSTINTRDALNKAAKRGLTQLMPAKTKILVGMATSGIASGAQEVYDALEKEISKRGLDIVLSKTGSMGMDCIEPLVDVIVPGKPRLSFSRMTAKMVPGLLDQVANGGLGEVAPTYRMDEEEFLVQGKKTAYFKGAVPADYSGIPKITELPFYGKQVKIALRNCGSIDPESIEEYVARGGYSALYKALKTMKPGEVIAEVQTSGLRGRGGGGFPTGTKWQSCRDAEGEIKYVICNGDEGDPGAYMDRSVMEGDPHSVLEGMIIGAYAIGAHEGYIYVRNEYPLAVANLQRAIEQAREAGFLGNKIFGTGFSFDIKIGKGAGAFVCGESTALMASLEGKAGEPRAKYIHTVEHGLWDRPSDLNNVETWANVPVIIARGGKWFSEIGAKNSTGTKVFSLVGKINNIGLVEVPMGIPLKDIIYDIGGGIPGGRKLKAVQTGGPSGGCIPATMTDLPVDFDSLWEAGSMMGSGGMIVMDEKTCMVDIARYFIEFLVSESCGKCVPCREGIYRMNEILHDICAGKGKKGDVELLERMAEGIKDGSLCALGGSAPNPVLSTIRYFRDEYEAHIRDKKCPAGVCRALIKFGIDAEKCTGCGACAKKCPVEAISGERKKVHAIDQAKCIQCGVCRETCKFDAVTVA; encoded by the coding sequence GTGAGTACGATAAACACACGAGATGCTCTGAACAAAGCTGCGAAACGGGGGCTCACACAGCTCATGCCGGCAAAGACCAAGATCCTGGTTGGCATGGCGACAAGCGGCATTGCCTCGGGAGCGCAGGAAGTATACGATGCCCTGGAGAAGGAAATATCGAAACGCGGTCTGGACATTGTCCTCAGCAAGACGGGCAGTATGGGGATGGACTGCATCGAACCCCTCGTCGACGTGATCGTGCCGGGCAAGCCGCGCCTTTCCTTCAGCAGGATGACGGCAAAGATGGTTCCCGGCCTTCTGGATCAGGTGGCCAATGGCGGTCTTGGCGAGGTAGCTCCGACCTATCGCATGGATGAAGAGGAGTTCCTTGTTCAGGGAAAGAAGACAGCCTATTTCAAGGGCGCCGTTCCGGCCGATTACTCCGGGATACCGAAGATCACGGAGCTTCCCTTCTACGGCAAGCAGGTAAAGATCGCCCTGCGCAACTGCGGAAGTATTGATCCTGAGAGTATCGAGGAATATGTCGCCAGGGGAGGGTATTCCGCCCTTTATAAAGCTCTGAAGACCATGAAACCGGGGGAGGTTATCGCTGAGGTGCAGACCTCGGGCCTCCGGGGACGAGGCGGTGGCGGTTTCCCGACGGGTACGAAATGGCAGAGTTGCCGGGACGCTGAGGGCGAAATCAAATATGTCATCTGCAACGGCGACGAAGGAGATCCGGGGGCGTACATGGACCGGAGCGTCATGGAGGGCGATCCCCACAGCGTCCTGGAGGGGATGATCATTGGAGCCTATGCGATCGGCGCCCATGAAGGGTACATTTACGTGCGCAACGAATACCCCCTGGCCGTGGCGAACCTCCAGCGAGCCATTGAACAGGCCCGGGAAGCCGGTTTCCTCGGCAACAAGATTTTCGGGACGGGCTTCTCTTTCGATATCAAGATCGGCAAGGGCGCAGGGGCCTTTGTCTGCGGGGAATCGACGGCCCTCATGGCCTCTCTGGAAGGAAAGGCGGGCGAACCTCGGGCCAAGTACATTCACACAGTTGAACACGGCCTCTGGGACCGGCCATCCGACCTGAACAACGTGGAGACATGGGCGAACGTTCCCGTCATCATTGCCCGGGGCGGCAAGTGGTTTTCCGAAATCGGTGCGAAAAACAGCACGGGCACGAAAGTCTTCTCCCTCGTGGGCAAGATCAACAACATCGGCCTTGTGGAAGTACCCATGGGCATCCCGCTCAAAGACATCATTTACGATATCGGCGGTGGGATTCCCGGCGGCAGGAAGCTCAAGGCCGTCCAGACAGGGGGTCCGTCTGGCGGCTGCATTCCTGCTACGATGACCGATCTTCCCGTGGATTTTGACTCTCTCTGGGAAGCCGGTTCCATGATGGGGTCTGGCGGCATGATCGTGATGGACGAGAAGACCTGCATGGTTGACATCGCCCGTTACTTCATCGAATTTCTCGTATCCGAATCCTGCGGCAAGTGCGTACCCTGCCGGGAGGGAATCTACCGGATGAATGAGATTCTTCATGACATCTGTGCGGGGAAGGGCAAGAAGGGGGATGTGGAACTCCTGGAACGCATGGCCGAGGGCATCAAGGATGGTTCCCTGTGCGCCCTGGGTGGGAGTGCGCCGAATCCCGTCCTGAGCACGATCCGCTATTTCCGGGATGAGTACGAAGCACACATCCGGGACAAGAAGTGCCCGGCCGGCGTCTGCAGGGCTCTCATCAAGTTCGGGATCGACGCGGAGAAATGTACGGGCTGTGGGGCCTGTGCGAAGAAGTGCCCCGTGGAAGCAATCAGCGGCGAGCGGAAGAAGGTCCATGCGATCGACCAGGCGAAATGCATTCAGTGCGGCGTTTGTAGAGAAACCTGCAAGTTTGATGCGGTAACCGTAGCATAA
- a CDS encoding 2Fe-2S iron-sulfur cluster-binding protein: MVNLVIDGKNIEAEAGTTILAAARENGIVIPTLCHHESVEPSGACRLCVVEVAKGTRKRIVTSCIYLVEDGIAVDTKSERVLGVRRLVLELLMARCPTSEVIKEMAAELGVAPEKRFRPDKDKGKCVLCRLCVKTCEDVVGASAIGFSFRGKDKIVGPPFVEDSAACIGCGACAYACPTGHIEMALGSGGSERKIWGRTFKMAACSVCGRYFAPEDQLQYISNKTGVPLKDLAVCMSCR; encoded by the coding sequence ATGGTGAACTTAGTCATAGATGGAAAGAATATTGAAGCCGAGGCGGGAACGACAATTCTCGCTGCCGCCCGCGAAAACGGGATCGTCATTCCGACCCTGTGTCACCACGAGTCGGTCGAACCATCCGGTGCGTGCCGGCTGTGTGTCGTGGAAGTCGCGAAGGGGACGAGAAAACGTATCGTCACCTCCTGCATTTACCTCGTCGAGGACGGTATCGCCGTTGATACGAAGAGTGAGCGTGTCCTGGGGGTGCGCCGTCTCGTCCTGGAACTGCTCATGGCCAGGTGCCCGACATCGGAAGTGATCAAGGAGATGGCTGCAGAACTGGGTGTCGCGCCTGAGAAGCGGTTCCGCCCCGACAAGGACAAGGGCAAGTGCGTCCTGTGCCGGCTCTGCGTGAAGACCTGCGAGGATGTGGTGGGTGCTTCCGCCATCGGGTTCTCCTTCCGCGGCAAAGACAAGATCGTCGGACCTCCCTTTGTGGAGGATTCGGCGGCCTGCATCGGCTGCGGCGCCTGTGCCTATGCCTGCCCGACGGGGCACATCGAGATGGCCCTCGGCAGCGGTGGCAGCGAGCGCAAGATCTGGGGACGCACCTTCAAGATGGCAGCGTGCAGTGTCTGCGGTCGCTATTTCGCCCCGGAGGATCAGCTCCAGTATATCAGCAACAAGACAGGGGTCCCACTCAAGGACCTTGCCGTCTGCATGAGCTGCCGCTAG
- a CDS encoding aldehyde ferredoxin oxidoreductase family protein has translation MNGWQGKILKIDLSSGKWEVECPEPELYVRWIGGRGLAGSYLWDQATRSWDDPEMPLLFFTGPLVDTASPTSGMMTVMSRSPLTGTVGDGTVGGSLGTALKKAGWDGLVITGRAKTLCAVEIEDARITLVDAASLSGRRTSEVYPRLKEKGAVALAGPTAEAGVRFASIVVDGSYPAVRNGLGLLFTAKNLKYLTVRGSGKTEVADPEALKRAAEDVQRLLAASPFLLGDLGIGQYGTAALYDLVAARRMLPTENFRRTHFDAARQMNAHAFRKRYAPRRTGCLGCSILCKRIATDGRSLPEFEALAHFSALLENTDLETVMEANRLCAELGMDPISAAATLACHGEIRGRTLEPPEILSLLQDIGTGRGVGQVLGQGAALYAQSCGKPETAMTVKGMELPGYDPRGAYGMALAYATSTRGGCTFRAYPIGSEILRKPVATDRFTFSGKARMIKGAEDLFAVADSLTACPFVFLAASLEEYARIYTAVTGIETSADDLLTAGERIDYSERIMNFRNGFQGTDDDLPARFFKEPGTGDGHLEIPPLDRDEFLKARALYRRIRGLDEEGRPTREKAAELGIAWNGEIEG, from the coding sequence ATGAACGGCTGGCAGGGTAAAATCCTGAAAATCGACCTGTCCTCCGGCAAATGGGAAGTGGAGTGTCCCGAGCCGGAGCTCTATGTCCGCTGGATCGGCGGCCGGGGGCTGGCGGGTTCCTATCTGTGGGATCAAGCAACCCGGTCCTGGGACGATCCGGAAATGCCCCTGCTGTTCTTTACCGGCCCTCTGGTGGATACGGCATCGCCGACCTCGGGCATGATGACCGTCATGTCGCGCTCCCCGCTGACCGGCACGGTTGGGGACGGCACGGTCGGCGGATCGCTGGGAACGGCCCTGAAAAAAGCGGGATGGGATGGCCTGGTCATTACCGGCCGGGCAAAGACCCTCTGCGCCGTGGAAATTGAGGATGCCCGCATCACCCTCGTGGATGCCGCGTCCCTGTCCGGAAGGAGAACATCGGAGGTTTACCCCCGGCTGAAAGAAAAAGGGGCGGTGGCCCTCGCGGGTCCGACAGCGGAAGCCGGAGTCCGCTTTGCAAGCATCGTCGTGGACGGTTCCTACCCGGCGGTCCGGAACGGTCTCGGGCTGCTCTTTACCGCAAAGAATCTGAAATACCTCACCGTCCGGGGCTCAGGAAAAACCGAGGTTGCCGATCCCGAGGCCCTGAAAAGAGCAGCAGAGGATGTTCAACGCCTTTTGGCGGCCTCTCCATTCCTCCTCGGGGATCTGGGGATCGGACAGTATGGGACGGCGGCCCTTTACGATCTTGTCGCGGCCCGGCGGATGCTGCCCACGGAAAATTTCCGCCGCACCCACTTCGACGCAGCCCGGCAGATGAATGCCCACGCTTTCCGCAAACGCTACGCTCCCCGCCGGACGGGCTGCCTGGGATGCTCCATCCTCTGCAAAAGGATCGCGACCGACGGCCGGAGCCTTCCCGAATTTGAAGCCCTTGCCCATTTCAGCGCCCTCCTGGAAAACACCGACCTGGAAACGGTGATGGAGGCCAACCGGCTGTGCGCCGAACTGGGGATGGACCCCATCTCGGCGGCGGCGACGCTGGCCTGTCATGGGGAGATCCGAGGGCGGACCCTGGAGCCTCCGGAAATCCTCTCTCTGCTGCAGGACATCGGAACCGGGCGGGGTGTCGGACAGGTCCTGGGACAGGGAGCCGCTCTCTATGCGCAGTCCTGCGGGAAGCCGGAGACGGCCATGACGGTGAAAGGCATGGAACTGCCGGGCTACGATCCCCGGGGGGCTTACGGAATGGCCCTCGCCTATGCAACATCAACCCGGGGCGGCTGTACCTTCCGTGCTTATCCCATCGGCTCCGAGATCCTGCGCAAACCCGTGGCGACGGACCGCTTTACCTTCAGCGGCAAGGCACGGATGATCAAAGGGGCGGAGGACCTTTTCGCCGTCGCCGATTCCCTGACCGCCTGCCCCTTTGTCTTCCTGGCCGCCTCCCTGGAGGAATACGCCCGGATCTATACCGCCGTGACCGGAATCGAAACGTCTGCCGATGACCTTTTGACCGCAGGGGAACGGATCGATTATTCGGAGCGGATTATGAATTTCCGCAACGGATTCCAGGGAACCGACGATGATCTCCCCGCCCGCTTTTTTAAGGAACCGGGGACGGGAGACGGCCATCTGGAAATCCCGCCCTTGGATCGGGATGAATTTCTCAAGGCGCGGGCTCTTTACCGGCGCATCCGCGGCCTGGATGAGGAGGGAAGGCCGACCCGCGAAAAAGCGGCTGAGTTGGGAATCGCCTGGAACGGAGAAATCGAAGGGTGA
- a CDS encoding class II aldolase/adducin family protein, translated as MERLIRKYADKLVRSGLAEAGAPLLGAWDAELIWNREDPSRSLFEEVFAGMHISSLLFAPPAEPYRTVVDFLARTAPSGIIHPEDTETRTFLHDLPVVASRSPADILQALKNRKCAILPGRGIITYGTVSPEQAFVTFSSACFACFVKFFADYLRDVRAGVSNPEQQAAFRRAVQFLDPPPRLETPLLTGPFRDEAAVLTAMEEAGKATVDCRLVDSYFGNISCLFEEILYISQTGSSLDELRDCIDPVPLDGSSCVGITASSELSAHRAIVAGGAHRTILHGHPKFSVILSLACEEKNCQLRGQCHLHCPRPRQAAGIPIVPGEVGTGPHGLCHTVPPALTRHRGVIVYGHGVFTVGKTDFNDAFSALLEIENACREAYFSSF; from the coding sequence ATGGAACGCTTGATCCGGAAATACGCCGACAAACTGGTCCGCTCGGGGCTGGCAGAAGCGGGCGCCCCCTTGCTGGGCGCCTGGGACGCCGAACTTATCTGGAATCGAGAAGATCCATCCCGTTCTTTATTCGAGGAGGTCTTTGCCGGAATGCACATTTCATCCCTCCTCTTTGCGCCTCCTGCCGAACCCTACCGTACCGTGGTGGACTTTCTGGCCCGGACAGCCCCTTCCGGCATCATCCATCCGGAGGACACGGAGACCCGAACATTCCTCCACGACCTGCCCGTGGTAGCGTCGCGTTCCCCGGCAGACATTCTCCAAGCCCTGAAAAATCGAAAATGCGCCATCCTGCCCGGCCGGGGAATCATCACCTATGGAACGGTCAGTCCCGAGCAGGCCTTCGTGACCTTTAGCTCCGCCTGCTTCGCCTGCTTCGTCAAATTCTTCGCCGATTATCTCCGGGATGTCCGGGCAGGCGTTTCAAACCCGGAACAGCAGGCGGCTTTCCGGCGGGCGGTGCAATTCCTCGATCCGCCCCCCCGGCTGGAAACTCCTCTCCTGACCGGCCCCTTCCGGGATGAGGCGGCGGTCCTGACAGCGATGGAAGAAGCGGGAAAGGCCACGGTGGACTGCCGGCTTGTCGATTCCTATTTCGGCAACATCTCCTGCCTCTTCGAAGAGATTCTCTACATCAGCCAGACGGGCAGCTCCCTGGATGAACTGCGGGACTGCATCGATCCCGTCCCTTTGGACGGGTCCTCCTGCGTGGGCATCACCGCCTCCAGCGAGCTGAGCGCCCACCGGGCGATTGTGGCCGGGGGAGCCCACCGGACCATTCTGCACGGCCACCCCAAATTCTCCGTCATCCTTTCCCTGGCCTGTGAAGAGAAAAACTGCCAACTGCGGGGCCAATGCCACCTCCATTGCCCCCGTCCGCGTCAGGCAGCCGGGATCCCCATCGTCCCCGGCGAAGTGGGCACGGGACCGCACGGCCTCTGCCATACCGTCCCTCCCGCCCTGACCCGACACCGGGGTGTCATCGTCTACGGACACGGGGTCTTTACCGTGGGTAAAACCGATTTCAACGACGCCTTCTCCGCCCTCCTGGAAATCGAAAATGCCTGCCGGGAAGCGTACTTTTCAAGCTTTTGA